The following is a genomic window from Fusarium oxysporum Fo47 chromosome IV, complete sequence.
ACAAAGCACGTAAGGGTGGGAAGAGCAGAGCCCATGGACTCTGCGATGATTAGCTTTGGCGTTGGGCACTCCAAACGTTGACTTACCCGCATGTTGAACGACATGACATGTCACCTTAAATTCCCGAGAGGGAATACTAGAGCCCTCCTCGAAAAGAAGGACATCCCAATCCTCGTAACGCATCTTGATCGGATGGGAGATATGGGGGAGTAGAAGCGATGAATGAGAGTTGGGGGAGATGTTATTGACGACATCATGGCTTGTCTTTGCTCTTACCCAAgatgttatgttatgtttGTAGGAAGGCGACGAGGAGTTTGTTGAGCCAATTTTAGGGACTAAACGTGGTCTATAGGGTTGATTCCAGGGACCGTGACAGGCTTTTAGGACCAAAGGCACCGGCAAGGACAAGACACACTGGTGTAAGTTCGACTCGGTGCAAGCAGGACGGTCTGGGATACTTTTCTAAACAAACAGCAATTAAGGAGCGTTGCCTCGTATCCAACTGTTTCCATTGATTGGCCTCTCATTATACTCAAGTCCCGTGCCACAAACTACACCTTGCATAGTCAAGCCATTTGTTAGCCATATCATGTCAGTTCGTCTCAACCATCAATTGCAATGGTACACAGTCCTAACATCCATTGAACTTAATCCATTGAACCATTCTTTCTTATGTACAAATGAGTATTTTCTCAAGGTTCCTCATCACCCTCCATGCGAGCCTATAACTGTTAGCATACGAATATCCAATATCCTTGACCACTCACCCTTGTAGCTCCAGGGCCACCAAGCTCTCGTTCCAAACCACCCTCAAACTCTCGGGGATAAGCGGGACGGTCGGGATAGTTGAGGTAGACAACTCCAGTAACGCTCAAGAAAACGGCGATAAAGGTTCCGACCATAACAGCACCAGGGCCAGTGGTAGTCCAGGTGTACTCCCAGGGAGAAAAGATTCCAAGAACATCGTTATCCTCGTGAATGGGTTCACCAAAGTTTCGTCGCTCCTGAGGATCCCACCAGTTCGCATGAGGGTCACGGAACTGTCGCTTGATTCGGGGAGGGTTGATGTAGCCGCCGTTCTGCGAGATTATCAGTTTCGCTCCGCCTCGTATCCATCATCACTGACCATTCCGGGATCCTCGGCCTCGCTCAAGCTGGGAGGCTCGGGGTACTTCTGGTCAATGACCTTCTTGTCGGTATACTGATCGGGGAGGAAGGTTCGGCGTTGGATCGTGGGAAGTCGTCGAGCAGCTGTCATGGTGCTGCGCAGGGCCGAGGCCCGCACAATTCGTTGAGGGAGCATCTGAGAAGTTAGCGATCAATTGAGAATGTATCAAGTTCCTCCTGACAACTTACCTCGGCCGAGTGACAGTGTCGCGGCGACCAATTGCTCTGTGACGTGATGTGATGCTCGTTGAAGCTTTAGCCAATGGAGGCTGTGATGATTCTCAACCGAAAATTGGGCCTCAGGCATCAACAAGCGCGTTCGGGCCATTTTCGGTTAGCTCATTCGGAGGTCCAGGGGCGTGCATCTTCGAttcttctccagctcaaAAGTTTTGCTGACGACATTGGATTTTACCACTAAATTCCACACAGTTCGCCCGCAAGGCATCTGAACATGTGCAAAATTTGTATGAATATCCGCTGAAGCGCTACTATTCTGTAGACATTAATTTCGACCCCGCAAATGATAGCTTCGCAGAGAAAACGCCCCCTGCGTCCACTGTCTCCACGTTGCGACTATGCCCGAGACCGCGTCGCCCGCCAACGTGCTGCCCAAGTCGGACCCTGATGCCATCAAGGACGAGAACGCGCCTGAGGCGCATGTCAATGGGGATGACGCGTTGAACGGGATGACTAATGGTCACGATGAAACGAACGGCGATGCACCGGAATCACAGCCAAACGGTCATGTCCATGACGATGAACGACCTGCAAAAAGACGACGCACACGAGAATCAACACCTCCACGTACGCCAAAAAAGATTAAGCCCGAGTCGccaccatggaagaagatatcTGCCGACGGGCCGACGTCATTCACGGAAAATGGACGTCGAAAATCGGGCCGCATCAATACACTCCCAATCGAATCAAATACAAAAACTCGAAGCACGAGGCGATCTGGCGCAAATTCCAATGCTTCCAAACCAAAGGCAGAAATTCAGTTGACTAATGGCAACTCGAGAAAGATGCCCAACGGCTCACACAAAGCTAGCCCCGCCACCAAAGCTCCCTCGAAGCAAACACCCGCGTCGACCCCAAAATCTTCAAAAAAGCCTACAGAAACCCGACCTTCCCGATCCACCCGACGTCGAAGTCCTTCTCCCCAAAAAGCCTCGACTAGATCTAGAAGATCCGCACGATTTAGCGACGTCAAAGACGACATTCAAGAATCGAAAAATGTTACCAATCGATCGCCCCGCATTAAGTTACGAGTCGGACGCTCTGGTGATATTCCTCTAGTGCATCCTGATCAAGTCCGAAAGAAACCCAAGATTGGTACGAACTTTGAAGACTTTTGGGCTCGAGCTGGTGACATTCCTGTTGAAGAGGGTGGACTCCAGGCATCTGAAGATGGCCCTCCTTACACTGATGAAATGGCTGCCAAGGATGCGCGCACCATCCTTCGAATTgaacaagaagttgaagatggtgggcTACTCTCCCAAGGGCGCTGCTCGGTATTCCTCCcggaagcagaagaagagccgCCTAGGCAATGGGCTCGACAAGACCACATGGTGAAGGCGATGACGAACTTTCGAAAATTGATGCTGGCTGAGCAACAACGGCATCGATTGACCGCGAAAAAGTTGGCTGAAGCTTGTCGAGACGAGTGGTTACGGCGCCAACCAAAGTCAGAGGAAGAGATCGAAGCTGAGCAAAGAGCAATATGGATATCTCGATATCGTGTTGTGATGAAGGCACTTTTCGGTACATGGGAGAATGTTCGTGTTGAAGTCAATCGTCGAAGGTTGGCCGAATGggaacaagaagagcagAAGAGAGTCAAGGCAGCTTTGAATGAGGCTGTTAACCTCTCTGAGCAGAAACTACAAGCCCGGAGAGCAGGGTTGGATTCCGAGCAACTTTCTGAAGAGGAAGGGGATGGATTCGATGATCTTAGCGACGACATGAGCAtggacgacgacgatgatgatcttgacttGGCGTCGGGAGAAGACGGAGATAATGAAGACgaccccgacagcgataTAATGTCATcggatgaggaagagggtgacgaagaggaggatttgaaggatgttggtgatgagaactTGACACAAGAACAGCTGCAAGCAAAGTATGCCCATATACCAGAACTCGAAAAGCCGGATGCAGAAACACCGATTACCGAACCAAGCCGCGATGACACTGACGCAGTCGATACTGCCCAAGCAACCGCGACAGAAAATGCCGACACGAGCGACGAGTCTGTTGATATGGATGATGATATGGGGTCTACCGATATGGATagtgatgaggagggagaTGATGAATCGGAAGAAGAGtctgatgaagatgctggaggTGGTCTCCTGGGACTTCTTTTCGGCAAGTcggagctgaagaagatgaacgaTGAAGCTGCGACAGAAGGGCCAACCGAGAATGGGGATACTGAGATGGCTGACGCAGAAGAGTCAACGCCAAAGGTCAATGGTGTGGTTCAGGATGAGGGAACTTCTGTTGAGAAACACAACGCGATAGAAAATGAAGGGGCCGCCGATATTGCACAGAAACAAACCTCAACACCGACCCTAGAGACTAATGCACCCGACGCGGCGACTAAGGCTGTCCCGGTCGATGGTGATACCGTCACTGAGGCACCGGTGGCGGAGGGCTTCACATCACAAGACACTGAGGTTGTCATGACAGAAGCCACCCAGGAACAAGAATCCGCACCAACTCTACCCTCGGAAAACAACAGATCAACATCAGAACAACCAACTAATCCTCCCAGTCGCGCTCATAGTATGTCTCCCCCTCCTACATCAGAAACCAAGCCATCTGAGCTGGACACGGCTTCTTCTGGGGAGATGATGGTTGTAGACAAAACTGGACCAAGCCGATCTGCTTCACCACAGCAATCATCAAATCACAAGATTGATGTACCATTTCTTCTTAGAGGCACACTACGAGAGTATCAGCGCGATGGACTTGACTGGCTGGCAGGTCTTTACGCCAACAGCACCAATGGTATTCTTGCTGATGAAATGGGTCTTGGCAAGACGATTCAAACCATTGCTCTTCTTGCACATCTAGCGTGTCAACACGAAGTTTGGGGACCGCATCTTGTTGTAGTCCCTACCAGTGTCATGCTCAATTGGGAAATGGAGTTCAAGAAATGGTGCCCTGGCTTTAAAATTTTGGCATACTACGGATCTCAGGAGGAACGAAAACGCAAGCGACAAGGCTGGAACAACGATGATGTGTGGAATGTTTGTATTACCTCATACCAacttgttcttcaagatcaacaagtgTTCAAGCGACGTCGCTGGCATTACATGATCCTTGATGAAGCGcacaacatcaagaacttCAAATCTCAAAGATGGCAGACGTTACTTGGCTTCAACACCCAAGCCCGGCTACTACTCAC
Proteins encoded in this region:
- a CDS encoding SNF2 family N-terminal domain-containing protein, with protein sequence MPETASPANVLPKSDPDAIKDENAPEAHVNGDDALNGMTNGHDETNGDAPESQPNGHVHDDERPAKRRRTRESTPPRTPKKIKPESPPWKKISADGPTSFTENGRRKSGRINTLPIESNTKTRSTRRSGANSNASKPKAEIQLTNGNSRKMPNGSHKASPATKAPSKQTPASTPKSSKKPTETRPSRSTRRRSPSPQKASTRSRRSARFSDVKDDIQESKNVTNRSPRIKLRVGRSGDIPLVHPDQVRKKPKIGTNFEDFWARAGDIPVEEGGLQASEDGPPYTDEMAAKDARTILRIEQEVEDGGLLSQGRCSVFLPEAEEEPPRQWARQDHMVKAMTNFRKLMLAEQQRHRLTAKKLAEACRDEWLRRQPKSEEEIEAEQRAIWISRYRVVMKALFGTWENVRVEVNRRRLAEWEQEEQKRVKAALNEAVNLSEQKLQARRAGLDSEQLSEEEGDGFDDLSDDMSMDDDDDDLDLASGEDGDNEDDPDSDIMSSDEEEGDEEEDLKDVGDENLTQEQLQAKYAHIPELEKPDAETPITEPSRDDTDAVDTAQATATENADTSDESVDMDDDMGSTDMDSDEEGDDESEEESDEDAGGGLLGLLFGKSELKKMNDEAATEGPTENGDTEMADAEESTPKVNGVVQDEGTSVEKHNAIENEGAADIAQKQTSTPTLETNAPDAATKAVPVDGDTVTEAPVAEGFTSQDTEVVMTEATQEQESAPTLPSENNRSTSEQPTNPPSRAHSMSPPPTSETKPSELDTASSGEMMVVDKTGPSRSASPQQSSNHKIDVPFLLRGTLREYQRDGLDWLAGLYANSTNGILADEMGLGKTIQTIALLAHLACQHEVWGPHLVVVPTSVMLNWEMEFKKWCPGFKILAYYGSQEERKRKRQGWNNDDVWNVCITSYQLVLQDQQVFKRRRWHYMILDEAHNIKNFKSQRWQTLLGFNTQARLLLTGTPLQNNLTELWSLLFFLMPAENGVGGFADLQEFHDWFAKPESQILESGREQMDDEARAIISKLHKVLRPYLLRRLKADVEKQMPAKYEHVEFCRLSKRQRELYDGFLSRNDTKETLNSGNYLSIINCLMQLRKVCNHPDLFVDRPIMTSFRMSKSVVSDYDFIEQRIQKLLLDPKPMKDVSLGFLNLIPTQSETLSTTQAERISQLSSHRILMDLKEAQRTRAHQANDHLDPSTVASNIAYLESGARWGRFEELQHCVYLNALRRQKKPIYGKNLVELLTIGTDKRPYKPRPKVPRLVMSWFEEESRLIQSMIPTVNQRADSFKTTIEKFSCVTPAVVTRDMDQFVLGRKGIEAFTDEDLKLSKPVRWAPFLPKEAPPDPWHEGRMRLSIQFPDKRLLQYDCGKLQVLDKLLRKLQTGGHRALIFTQMTKVLDILEQFLNIHGHKYLRLDGATKVEQRQILTDRFNNDPRILCFILSTRSGGLGINLTGADTVIFYDQDWNPAMDKQCQDRCHRIGQTRDVHIYRLVSEHTIEANILRKASQKQMLDDVVIQEGEFTTDYFNKLSVRDVLSDKLDTKSEGLDAADAALDRVLGGPDTNTDQRRVGRALEQAEDREDVAAARVAEKEIQADDADFTEKPSNNASGTSTARQGTPAGKSVLDGGLDDLDTPQLEEELEYNAWGHKMHTIDDYMLSIMAEQLKDTKLELPKDKKKGKKKGKDTRKR